From one Alosa alosa isolate M-15738 ecotype Scorff River chromosome 5, AALO_Geno_1.1, whole genome shotgun sequence genomic stretch:
- the LOC125294276 gene encoding tripartite motif-containing protein 16-like yields MRRIMSEAISANQDLFVTCSICLDLLKYPVTITCGHNYCMGCIKSCWDREDKKGIYSCPQCRQTFTPRPILNKNNVFAELVEHFRKSRNQPVVPGPVVCSGAGDVECDVCTGRKLKAVKSCLECLLSYCETHYKAHNELHPGRKHKIVEATGQLQERVCTQHEKPLEVFCRTDQTCVCFLCMVDEHKGHDTVSASAGRKEKQTHLGETQRKFQQRILERKKELQELRKAVETLKSSAQTAVEDSESIFTEMIRSIERRRSEVTELIRAQEKAEVSRAEEHLKQLEQEIAELKRRNAELEQLSHTENHVHFLKTFQSLSNTPVTKDVSRIYIKQSLSFEAVNKSVSWLKGWLDVFCKEELMKISAAVAKVQASFSGHTTREEFIQYSCYFTLDPNTANRNLHLSVRNRRVEGRREPQSYPDHPERFDRWYEVLCREGVSGRCYWEVEWSGEVDIAVSYKSISRKGWGDGCWFGYNGQSWSLYLRRSCSYFWHNKEKTKLPLVASSRIAVYVDHRAGTLAFYSISDTMTLLHRVQTKFTHILYPGFWVGEGSSVKLL; encoded by the exons ATGCGCAGAATAATGTCAGAGGCGATATCAGCTAACCAGGACCTTTTTGTTACTTGTTCTATTTGTTTGGATCTGCTGAAATATCCAGTGACTATTACCTGTGGACACAATTACTGCATGGGCTGCATTAAGAGCTGCTGGGATCGGGAAGATAAGAAGGGAATTTACAGTTGCCCCCAGTGCAGACAGACGTTCACTCCAAGAcccattttaaacaaaaataatgtttttgctgagcttgtggagcactttagGAAGAGCAGAAATCAACCTGTTGTTCCTGGTCCTGTTGTATGTTCTGGAGCTGGAGATGTAGAGTGTGACGTCTGCACTGGGAGAAAACTCAAAGCTGTGAAGTCCTGTCTGGAGTGTCTGTTGTCTTACTGTGAAACGCACTATAAAGCTCACAATGAACTCCATCCTGGACGAAAACACAAGATTGTTGAGGCCACTGGTCAGCTACAGGAGAGGGTCTGCACCCAACATGAGAAGCCTCTGGAGGTGTTTTGTCGTACAGACCAAACTTGTGTTTGCTTTCTCTGTATGGTGGATGAACACAAAGGCCATGACACTGTGTCAGCGTCtgcagggagaaaggagaaacaG ACGCACTTGGGAGAGACCCAGAGGAAATTTCAGCAGAGAATcctggagagaaagaaggagctGCAGGAGCTGAGGAAGGCTGTGGAGACGCTCAAG AGTTCTGCACAGACAGCAGTGGAGGACAGTGAGAGCATCTTTACTGAGATGATCCGCTCCATTGAGAGAAGGCGCTCTGAGGTGACAGAGCTGATCAGAGCTCAGGAGAAGGCTGAGGTGAGTCGGGCTGAAGAACATCTGAAGCAACTGGAGCAGGAGATTGCTGAGCTGAAGAGGAGAAATGCTGAGCTGGAGCagctttcacacacagagaaccacGTCCATTTCCTCAAG ACTTTCCAGTCACTGAGCAACACACCTGTGACTAAAGACGTGTCCAGGATCTATATTAAGCAAAGCCTTTCTTTTGAGGCTGTAAATAAATCTGTCTCCTGGCTAAAGGGGTGGCTGGACGTTTTCTGCAAAGAGGAACTCATGAAGATATCTGCAGCAG TGGCTAAAGTCCAGGCTAGTTTTTCTGGACATACAACCAGAGAAGAATTCATACAAT ATTCCTGTTACTTCACACTGGATCCAAACACAGCTAATAGAAacctccatctgtctgtgaGGAACaggagagtggaggggagaagagagccCCAGTCTTATCCTGATCATCCAGAGAGATTTGATAGGTGGTATGAGGTGCTGTGTAGAGAGGGTGTGTCTGGACGCTGCTACTGggaggtggagtggagtggggagGTTGATATAGCAGTCTCATATAAAAGCATCAGCAGGAAAGGATGGGGTGATGGCTGTTGGTTTGGATATAATGGTCAGTCCTGGAGTCTGTACCTCCGCAGGTCCTGTTCCTATTTCTGGCACAATAAGGAAAAGACTAAACTCCCTCTAGTGGCCAGCTCCAGAATAGCAGTGTATGTGGATCACAGGGCAGGAACTCTGGCCTTCTACAGCATCTCTGACACAATGACCCTCCTGCACAGAGTCCAGACCAAATTCACTCATATACTTTATCCTGGATTTTGGGTAGGTGAAGGATCATCAGTGAAGCTGTTGTGA